A window of Aeromicrobium sp. A1-2 contains these coding sequences:
- a CDS encoding CDP-alcohol phosphatidyltransferase family protein — translation MTGSGTGARAAYQELARAQKSGAGVPWYMRAVNRRLGRGLAAVAAQGRLTPNHMTAASFAAFLGGATVLVTARPGITMAIGAMLLLQLGFALDSADGQLARLRGGGSPAGEWLDHVVDSARHLLFHLAILVGLHRFTDVSDAVLLIPLAFALVATVRFFAQILAEQLAGRDPVAGRGAVPRFHAWIQTPADTGLVNLVVLLWPWSTAFLCAYGLLGVLNALLLAATLVRRHRELLSLSAGAA, via the coding sequence ATGACCGGGTCCGGCACCGGCGCCCGCGCGGCCTACCAGGAGCTTGCTCGAGCGCAGAAGAGCGGCGCAGGCGTTCCCTGGTACATGCGAGCGGTCAATCGTCGACTGGGCAGGGGACTCGCCGCGGTGGCGGCACAGGGACGGCTGACCCCCAATCACATGACCGCCGCCAGCTTCGCGGCCTTCCTGGGCGGTGCGACGGTGCTGGTCACCGCCCGGCCGGGGATCACGATGGCGATCGGCGCGATGCTCCTGCTCCAGCTCGGCTTCGCACTCGACTCCGCCGACGGGCAGCTCGCTCGCCTGCGTGGCGGCGGGTCGCCGGCGGGGGAGTGGCTGGACCACGTCGTCGACTCCGCCCGGCACCTGCTGTTCCACCTCGCGATCCTGGTGGGGCTGCACCGCTTTACCGACGTGTCGGACGCGGTCCTGTTGATCCCGTTGGCCTTCGCCCTGGTTGCCACGGTCCGCTTCTTCGCCCAGATCCTGGCCGAGCAGCTCGCGGGCCGTGACCCGGTTGCCGGTCGGGGGGCCGTGCCGCGGTTCCATGCCTGGATCCAGACACCGGCGGACACCGGGCTGGTCAACCTGGTCGTGCTCCTGTGGCCCTGGAGCACGGCCTTCCTGTGCGCATACGGGCTGCTGGGCGTGCTCAACGCGCTGCTGCTCGCGGCAACCCTCGTGCGCCGACACCGCGAGCTTCTGTCGCTCTCGGCAGGTGCGGCGTGA
- a CDS encoding fibrinogen-like YCDxxxxGGGW domain-containing protein: MPTPKLRPLRPWLAVAVLAAGVLIGTGGAAQAAVGNDGTTQPTAAASCWEAKQVNSSAPGGVYWILTPQLQVPTEIYCDMTTDGGGWELVGRGRENWTYDYNGAGTPAQVAGTVTGTGAFSPRQLDANVINGLMGGRRFDSFSDGVRVRRATNQSGTNWQETRWTYKSRDRWTWALGAGLGIAAANLDGVAASNTTTYEFGSDSAYRRLWTYESSKNNYVRGFNFGQNGIGSTSASSYIYSSASNGYYGSPFSQVFIRPKLRTSDLTFAAIPSAGTAAQTIKAVPRNGSLTSDWGVTGLGAAGGAETASEVQAFAQIGNVMYVGGNFTTVQKGANATGAEKVARPYLAAFNATTGDYIPGFAPVLDNQVKSLLALPDGRLAVGGEFTKVSGATRAGLVVLNPTTGALDTSWQANVENRMTAPTVSVRGLDTDGTYLYLTGAFTHLVKPGISDRYAKGAARIQLSNGVPDNSWNPEFNGTGTALDVSDDKSRVYFSGYFTTAKGVTADRAAAFSTATGAPRITPTWQPTFSTAGSARYQQAIKQVGNKVWLGGSQHSMFSYNTGTFALENKHITKAGGDIQAIEKGNGLVFAGCHCLNWNYSDTALYDSTSPGSTNISWSQADKIFFVGAWDATTGDYVPDFTPEMKARSGRGAWALKVAADGTLWAGGTMTSAVKENGSNGWVGGFVRFAARPHTAPGKPAGLAVTATGADAKLTWSASSTSGVTYEVLRNDRVVATTSSTTTTVAGSAPGDRFFVRSADDWGNRSASTAGVTPTTTATTTLLSSAATWAYFFDSATSLPSTWRESFYDDSSWQTGTAPLGWGSGPISTNIDVTPASARALTSYHRTTFTIPAGAKYGTVDLTTRADDGVAVYVNGTEVGRSNLPAGTLTSGTYALSAPSTSTAAASPAKFEIPVSLLKIGSNSVAVEVHSNYRSTSSTSMDAAIVATAGANAPQPASQAVALVPARSTWSYLFDRDVTVPAGWAEASFDVSGWSTGAAPLGWGTGPIATDIDTPTTGDRALASYYRRTFDVADPASISALEITTRADDGVVVYVNGIEIGRSNLPTGDVSPNMYALSAPNTATAIANPVTLDVPLSAIRAGKNVIAVEMHSHYRSTPSASMDLALIAIS; the protein is encoded by the coding sequence GTGCCCACTCCCAAGCTCCGCCCTCTTCGTCCCTGGCTGGCTGTCGCGGTCCTCGCGGCCGGAGTGCTCATCGGCACCGGTGGGGCCGCCCAGGCGGCAGTGGGCAATGACGGTACGACCCAGCCGACCGCCGCGGCCTCGTGCTGGGAGGCCAAGCAGGTCAACTCCTCGGCGCCCGGCGGCGTCTACTGGATCCTGACCCCGCAGCTGCAGGTCCCGACCGAGATCTACTGCGACATGACGACGGACGGCGGCGGCTGGGAGCTCGTCGGCCGGGGCCGCGAGAATTGGACGTACGACTACAACGGCGCAGGCACGCCGGCGCAGGTCGCCGGGACCGTGACCGGCACGGGGGCGTTCTCCCCGCGCCAGCTCGACGCGAACGTCATCAACGGGCTGATGGGTGGCCGTCGCTTCGACTCGTTCTCCGACGGTGTCCGGGTCCGCCGGGCGACCAACCAGAGTGGCACGAACTGGCAGGAGACCCGCTGGACGTACAAGTCACGCGATCGCTGGACGTGGGCGCTCGGCGCGGGGCTCGGCATCGCCGCCGCGAACCTCGACGGCGTCGCCGCCAGCAACACCACGACGTACGAGTTCGGATCCGACTCGGCCTACCGCCGACTGTGGACGTACGAGTCGTCGAAGAACAACTATGTCCGCGGCTTCAACTTCGGGCAGAACGGCATCGGGTCGACCTCGGCGAGCAGCTACATCTACTCCTCGGCCTCGAATGGCTACTACGGCAGTCCATTCTCCCAGGTCTTCATCCGGCCCAAGCTGCGCACGAGCGACCTGACCTTCGCCGCGATCCCCAGTGCCGGCACCGCCGCGCAGACCATCAAGGCCGTTCCGCGCAACGGCTCGCTGACCTCCGACTGGGGCGTCACAGGCCTCGGGGCCGCGGGCGGCGCAGAGACTGCGTCCGAGGTCCAGGCGTTCGCGCAGATCGGCAACGTCATGTACGTCGGCGGCAACTTCACGACGGTGCAGAAGGGTGCGAACGCCACCGGCGCCGAGAAGGTGGCACGGCCCTACCTGGCGGCGTTCAACGCCACGACCGGCGACTACATCCCCGGCTTTGCTCCCGTCCTGGACAACCAGGTCAAGTCGCTGCTGGCCCTGCCCGACGGACGACTGGCCGTCGGCGGCGAGTTCACCAAGGTCAGCGGCGCAACGCGCGCGGGCCTGGTGGTGCTCAACCCGACGACCGGAGCCCTCGACACGAGCTGGCAGGCCAACGTCGAGAACCGTATGACGGCTCCCACGGTCTCGGTGCGGGGCCTGGACACCGATGGCACCTACCTGTATCTGACCGGCGCCTTCACACACCTGGTCAAGCCGGGCATCTCGGACCGCTACGCCAAGGGCGCGGCCCGGATCCAGCTGTCGAACGGTGTACCGGACAACAGCTGGAATCCCGAGTTCAACGGCACCGGCACCGCGCTGGACGTCAGCGACGACAAGAGCCGGGTCTACTTTTCGGGCTATTTCACGACGGCCAAGGGTGTGACGGCCGACCGCGCGGCCGCGTTCAGCACCGCAACCGGCGCCCCGCGGATCACGCCGACGTGGCAGCCGACGTTCAGCACGGCTGGATCGGCCCGCTATCAGCAGGCGATCAAGCAGGTTGGCAACAAGGTCTGGCTCGGCGGCTCGCAGCACAGCATGTTCTCGTACAACACGGGCACCTTCGCGCTGGAGAACAAGCACATCACCAAGGCCGGCGGCGACATCCAGGCGATCGAGAAGGGCAACGGGCTGGTCTTCGCGGGCTGCCACTGCCTCAACTGGAACTACTCCGACACCGCCTTGTACGACTCGACGAGCCCGGGCTCGACCAACATCAGCTGGTCCCAGGCAGACAAGATCTTCTTCGTCGGCGCCTGGGACGCCACGACAGGTGACTATGTCCCCGACTTCACACCCGAGATGAAGGCGCGCAGCGGTCGGGGCGCGTGGGCGCTGAAGGTCGCCGCCGACGGCACCCTGTGGGCCGGTGGCACCATGACCTCGGCGGTCAAGGAGAACGGCAGCAACGGCTGGGTCGGTGGATTCGTGCGCTTTGCGGCACGTCCGCACACGGCGCCCGGCAAGCCCGCCGGGCTTGCGGTCACCGCAACCGGTGCCGACGCGAAACTGACGTGGAGCGCCAGCTCGACGTCGGGTGTGACGTACGAGGTGCTGCGCAACGACCGCGTCGTGGCGACGACCTCGTCGACGACCACCACGGTCGCGGGCTCGGCGCCCGGCGACCGATTCTTCGTGCGGTCGGCCGATGATTGGGGCAACCGATCCGCATCGACCGCAGGTGTCACCCCGACGACCACGGCCACGACGACGCTGCTGTCGAGCGCGGCGACCTGGGCGTACTTCTTCGATTCCGCAACGTCCCTGCCGAGCACGTGGCGCGAGTCGTTCTACGACGACTCCTCGTGGCAGACCGGTACGGCGCCCCTCGGCTGGGGCAGCGGACCCATCTCGACCAACATCGACGTCACCCCGGCGAGCGCCCGCGCGCTGACGTCCTATCACCGGACGACGTTCACGATCCCGGCCGGCGCGAAGTACGGCACGGTCGACCTGACGACCCGGGCCGACGATGGTGTCGCGGTGTACGTCAACGGCACCGAGGTAGGGCGGTCGAACCTCCCGGCCGGCACGTTGACCAGCGGCACGTACGCGCTGTCGGCGCCGAGCACCTCGACCGCGGCGGCGTCCCCGGCGAAGTTCGAGATCCCGGTGTCACTGCTCAAGATCGGCTCGAACTCGGTGGCCGTCGAGGTCCACTCCAACTACCGGTCGACCAGCTCGACCAGCATGGACGCCGCGATCGTCGCGACGGCCGGCGCGAACGCTCCTCAGCCGGCAAGCCAGGCGGTGGCGCTGGTGCCGGCCCGATCGACGTGGTCCTATCTGTTCGACCGGGACGTCACGGTCCCGGCCGGCTGGGCTGAGGCTTCCTTCGACGTCAGTGGGTGGTCGACCGGAGCCGCGCCACTGGGCTGGGGCACCGGTCCGATCGCGACCGACATCGACACACCGACGACCGGCGATCGCGCGCTCGCGTCCTACTACCGACGGACCTTCGACGTGGCCGACCCAGCCTCGATATCGGCGCTCGAGATCACGACTCGTGCGGATGACGGCGTCGTGGTCTATGTCAACGGCATCGAGATCGGACGGTCGAACCTGCCTACGGGGGACGTGAGCCCGAACATGTACGCACTCTCGGCTCCCAACACCGCGACAGCCATCGCGAACCCGGTGACCCTCGACGTCCCGCTGTCGGCCATCCGCGCCGGCAAGAACGTCATCGCGGTCGAGATGCACTCGCACTACCGCTCCACGCCGAGCGCGAGCATGGACCTGGCCCTGATCGCGATCTCATGA
- a CDS encoding DUF779 domain-containing protein: protein MTVERVAITPQAAELLRSLRDSHAQPLMFHQSGGCCDGSAPMCFTQGTFMTGHQDVHLGDLEYGATEVAPVWISREQFAYWSHTHITIDVVPGRGAGFSIEGPTGNRFIIRSRIFTEEETAELSTYAAP from the coding sequence GTGACGGTGGAACGCGTCGCGATCACCCCGCAGGCTGCGGAGCTCCTCCGCAGCCTGCGGGACTCGCACGCGCAGCCCCTGATGTTCCACCAGTCCGGCGGGTGCTGTGACGGTTCCGCGCCGATGTGCTTCACGCAGGGCACGTTCATGACCGGGCACCAGGACGTGCATCTCGGCGACCTGGAGTACGGAGCGACCGAGGTCGCGCCGGTGTGGATATCGCGCGAGCAGTTCGCGTACTGGTCGCACACGCACATCACGATCGACGTCGTCCCGGGTCGCGGAGCGGGCTTCTCGATCGAGGGGCCGACCGGCAACCGGTTCATCATCCGGTCGCGCATCTTCACCGAGGAGGAGACAGCAGAGCTGAGCACGTACGCCGCCCCGTGA
- a CDS encoding aldehyde dehydrogenase family protein — MSVYAQPGTEGSVVTYKPRYDHWIGGEYVAPVKGQYFENPSPVNGKVFCEIARGTAEDIEAALDAAHAAAPAWGKTSVADRANILNQIADRIEQNLEMLAVGETWDNGKPVRECLAADLPLVVDHFRYFAGAIRAQEGSLSQLDEQTVAYHFHEPLGVVGQIIPWNFPLLMATWKLAPALAAGNAIVLKPAEQTPASIMLLMELLADILPPGVLNVVNGFGVEAGAPLASSSRIRKIAFTGETTTGRLIAQYASQNLIAATLELGGKSPNIFFEDVASKDDAFYDKALEGFTMFALNQGEVCTCPSRGLIQNSILDQFLPAATERVKAIKQGDPLDTDTMIGAQASNDQLEKILSYFEIGVQEGARIITGGERTDLGGDLSGGYYVAPTIFQGHNKMRIFQEEIFGPVVSVTGFDDYAEAIDIANDTLYGLGAGVWSRDSNTAYKAGRDIQAGRVWTNCYHHYPAHAAFGGYKSSGIGRENHKMMLDHYQQTKNLLVSYNENKQGFF; from the coding sequence ATGAGTGTGTACGCCCAGCCCGGAACCGAAGGAAGCGTGGTCACTTATAAGCCGCGCTATGACCACTGGATCGGTGGAGAGTACGTAGCCCCCGTCAAGGGTCAGTACTTCGAGAACCCGTCGCCGGTCAACGGCAAGGTCTTCTGCGAGATCGCCCGCGGCACGGCCGAGGACATCGAGGCAGCGCTCGACGCCGCCCACGCCGCCGCGCCCGCCTGGGGCAAGACCTCGGTGGCCGACCGCGCCAACATCCTGAACCAGATCGCCGACCGCATCGAGCAGAACCTCGAGATGCTCGCGGTCGGTGAGACGTGGGACAACGGCAAGCCGGTGCGCGAGTGCCTCGCCGCCGACCTGCCGCTGGTCGTCGACCACTTCCGCTACTTCGCCGGCGCGATCCGCGCCCAGGAGGGCTCGCTGTCGCAGCTCGACGAGCAGACCGTCGCGTACCACTTCCACGAGCCGCTCGGCGTCGTCGGCCAGATCATCCCGTGGAACTTCCCGCTGCTCATGGCGACGTGGAAGCTCGCTCCTGCGCTCGCCGCGGGCAACGCGATCGTGCTCAAGCCGGCCGAGCAGACGCCGGCATCGATCATGCTGCTGATGGAGCTTCTCGCCGACATCCTTCCCCCCGGTGTGCTGAACGTCGTCAACGGCTTCGGCGTGGAGGCCGGCGCCCCACTCGCCTCGAGCAGCCGGATCCGCAAGATCGCCTTCACGGGTGAGACCACGACGGGTCGGCTCATCGCCCAGTACGCGAGCCAGAACCTCATTGCGGCGACGCTCGAGCTTGGTGGCAAGAGCCCGAACATCTTCTTCGAGGACGTCGCGAGCAAGGATGACGCTTTCTACGACAAGGCCCTCGAGGGCTTCACGATGTTCGCGCTCAATCAGGGCGAGGTCTGCACCTGCCCCAGTCGCGGGCTGATCCAGAACTCGATCCTCGACCAGTTCCTGCCCGCCGCGACCGAGCGGGTCAAGGCCATCAAGCAGGGCGACCCGCTGGACACCGACACCATGATCGGCGCCCAGGCGAGCAACGACCAGCTCGAGAAGATCCTGTCCTACTTCGAGATCGGCGTGCAGGAAGGCGCTCGGATCATCACCGGTGGCGAGCGCACCGACCTCGGTGGAGACCTGTCGGGCGGCTACTACGTCGCACCGACGATCTTCCAGGGCCACAACAAGATGCGGATCTTCCAGGAGGAGATCTTCGGCCCCGTCGTCTCGGTCACGGGTTTCGACGACTATGCCGAGGCGATCGACATCGCCAACGACACGCTCTACGGCCTTGGCGCCGGAGTCTGGTCGCGGGACTCGAACACGGCGTACAAGGCCGGTCGGGACATCCAGGCCGGTCGGGTGTGGACCAACTGCTACCACCACTACCCGGCTCACGCGGCCTTCGGTGGCTACAAGTCGTCCGGCATCGGTCGCGAAAACCACAAGATGATGCTCGACCACTACCAGCAGACCAAGAACCTGCTGGTCTCGTACAACGAGAACAAGCAGGGCTTCTTCTGA
- a CDS encoding GAF domain-containing protein, giving the protein MGTRNDLAMPPGADPETLSRHLNVAHDKFVSMGTADPGLRRLVLESWQRSVTGGLDPEQSLAPIRLDDEQLAAIRDSHPLAAGMPVIRRLLVESAAESGLLVAVSDAAGQLLWVEGSASLRTRAEAMHFIPGADWSEASAGTNAPGTALALDRPVQIFGPEHLARQVTPWSCSAAPIHDPDTGAILGVLDLTGGAEVATPQSLTLVRATVAAVEAELRIERLSPSRPTSVPSSDWSIPSLDVLGGHGATLRHGTTTTRLSLRHSEILLLLTESDDGMTTAELAVALSDDEQAQVTVRAELSRLRTVLGPVELASRPYRLLNAIGTDVSRVREDLVAGRLRSAVAHYRGPVLPSSSAPGVEQLRDGIHMYVRSCLLASDDADALLSFADTAHGRDDYEIWERVLAILPPSSPRHAQVVAQVDRLDRELG; this is encoded by the coding sequence ATGGGGACCAGGAACGATCTCGCGATGCCGCCGGGAGCCGATCCCGAGACGCTGTCGCGACACCTCAACGTGGCCCATGACAAGTTCGTGAGCATGGGAACCGCCGATCCTGGACTGCGACGACTGGTCCTGGAGTCGTGGCAGCGGAGCGTGACCGGTGGTCTCGACCCCGAGCAGTCGTTGGCCCCGATCCGGCTTGACGACGAGCAGCTCGCCGCGATCCGCGACTCCCACCCGTTGGCGGCCGGCATGCCGGTCATTCGAAGGCTGCTGGTCGAGAGCGCCGCAGAGTCCGGACTGCTCGTCGCGGTCAGCGATGCCGCGGGTCAGCTCCTGTGGGTCGAGGGCAGCGCGTCGCTACGCACCCGCGCCGAAGCCATGCACTTCATCCCCGGAGCGGACTGGAGCGAGGCGAGCGCCGGCACCAACGCCCCCGGCACGGCTCTCGCGCTCGATCGGCCCGTACAGATCTTCGGGCCCGAGCACCTGGCGCGGCAGGTCACGCCGTGGAGCTGCTCGGCCGCCCCGATCCACGACCCCGACACCGGAGCGATCCTCGGCGTGCTCGACCTGACCGGCGGCGCCGAGGTGGCCACTCCGCAGAGCCTGACCCTGGTGCGTGCGACGGTCGCCGCTGTCGAGGCCGAGCTACGGATCGAGCGACTCAGCCCCTCCCGCCCCACGTCGGTGCCCTCCAGCGACTGGTCGATCCCGTCGCTCGACGTCCTCGGGGGCCATGGCGCGACGCTGCGGCACGGCACGACGACGACCCGGCTGAGTCTTCGGCACAGCGAGATCCTGCTCCTGCTGACCGAGTCGGACGACGGCATGACGACCGCCGAGCTCGCCGTCGCGCTGAGCGATGACGAGCAGGCCCAGGTCACGGTCAGGGCCGAGCTGTCCCGTCTGCGGACCGTGCTCGGTCCGGTCGAGCTCGCCTCGCGCCCCTATCGGCTGCTCAACGCGATCGGGACCGACGTCTCTCGGGTGCGCGAGGACCTGGTGGCCGGGCGCCTGCGCAGCGCGGTCGCGCACTACCGCGGTCCGGTCCTGCCGTCATCGTCCGCACCGGGCGTCGAGCAGCTGCGCGACGGGATCCACATGTATGTCCGATCGTGCCTGCTCGCCTCCGACGATGCCGACGCGCTGCTGTCGTTCGCGGACACCGCCCACGGGCGCGACGACTACGAGATCTGGGAGCGGGTCCTGGCGATCCTCCCACCCTCGTCGCCGCGCCACGCTCAGGTCGTCGCTCAGGTCGACCGGCTGGACCGCGAGCTCGGCTAG
- a CDS encoding ABC transporter permease produces MIDALRYEYVRLRTIRSTYWLIGLALTFQLVMSMLIAWRMSVAANPPRAGDAFDIVATIGASTGLAPLFIAYVLGLLGVFSAGHEYRHGMIRATLTAVPNRSHVFFAKVVSTALVAAAAALGCIAMGLLSVVVFGLDLPEIGEVVDLTIGTVAFTTLFTLSGLAYAALTRNQTAAVALLMLIPSLVEQIVRAIVLAIKAASDDPLGSGGLVQILKYLPYDAGGQMYTRASIGDLLQFFGVVPFGAVGGGVVMLVFVTALLSGAYALFLRRDA; encoded by the coding sequence ATGATCGACGCGTTGCGCTATGAATACGTCCGGCTGCGGACGATCCGCTCGACCTACTGGCTGATCGGCCTGGCGCTGACCTTCCAGCTCGTCATGAGCATGCTGATCGCGTGGCGCATGTCCGTCGCGGCCAACCCGCCACGTGCCGGTGACGCCTTCGACATCGTCGCGACGATCGGCGCCTCGACGGGTCTCGCACCGCTGTTCATCGCCTACGTCCTGGGCCTGCTGGGCGTGTTCTCGGCGGGTCACGAGTATCGCCACGGCATGATCCGGGCGACGTTGACGGCGGTGCCCAACCGCAGCCACGTCTTCTTCGCCAAGGTCGTGTCGACCGCGCTCGTGGCCGCCGCGGCGGCGCTGGGGTGCATCGCGATGGGGCTGCTGTCCGTCGTCGTGTTCGGGCTCGACCTCCCCGAGATCGGCGAGGTCGTCGACCTGACGATCGGCACCGTGGCCTTCACGACGTTGTTCACGCTCTCGGGTCTGGCGTACGCCGCGCTGACCCGCAACCAGACCGCTGCCGTCGCGTTGCTGATGCTGATCCCGTCGCTCGTCGAGCAGATCGTCCGGGCCATCGTGCTGGCGATCAAGGCCGCGTCGGACGATCCGCTCGGCTCGGGTGGGCTCGTGCAGATCCTGAAGTACCTCCCCTACGACGCGGGAGGTCAGATGTACACACGAGCGTCGATCGGCGACCTGCTGCAGTTCTTCGGCGTCGTCCCGTTCGGAGCGGTCGGCGGAGGTGTCGTGATGCTGGTGTTCGTCACCGCGCTGCTGTCGGGGGCATACGCCCTGTTCCTGCGCCGGGACGCCTGA
- a CDS encoding ATP-binding cassette domain-containing protein — protein sequence MALIEARGLGKTFGSTRAVHDLSFEVHPGSVTGFLGPNGSGKSTTMRLMLGLDKGDGVTTFDGKTFAELDRPMRHVGALLEAKPFHPTRHARNHLRMLAAPNRIPDRRVDVVLEMVGLTSVQSGKPGKFSLGMGQRLGIAAALLGDPHTLILDEPSNGLDPQGITWLRTLLKHLAGEGRSVLVSSHLLQEMAVLADELVVIGRGQMLSNGPVTDFVSASGLTTVQVRTPDGALLIPALTALGATTEQVDGLLVVKGATAEQIGDAAFDAGARLHRLATVDATLEEAFLAATGIAEEFRGTQGGDGGQA from the coding sequence ATGGCGTTGATCGAGGCTCGCGGACTGGGCAAGACGTTCGGATCCACCCGTGCAGTCCATGACCTCTCGTTCGAGGTCCACCCGGGCAGCGTGACGGGCTTCCTCGGGCCCAACGGCTCGGGCAAGTCCACCACGATGAGGCTCATGCTGGGGCTCGACAAGGGCGACGGGGTCACGACGTTCGACGGCAAGACGTTCGCGGAGCTGGACCGGCCCATGCGCCACGTCGGCGCGCTGCTGGAGGCCAAGCCGTTCCACCCGACCCGGCACGCCCGCAACCACCTGCGCATGTTGGCCGCTCCCAACCGGATCCCCGACCGACGAGTCGATGTGGTGCTCGAGATGGTGGGGCTGACCAGCGTGCAGTCCGGCAAGCCAGGCAAGTTCAGCCTGGGCATGGGACAGCGGCTCGGCATCGCCGCGGCCCTGCTGGGCGACCCGCACACGCTGATCCTCGACGAGCCCAGCAACGGGCTCGACCCGCAGGGAATCACCTGGCTGCGGACGCTGCTCAAGCACCTCGCCGGCGAGGGTCGCTCGGTGCTGGTGTCGAGTCACCTGCTGCAGGAGATGGCGGTGCTCGCCGACGAGCTGGTCGTGATCGGCCGCGGCCAGATGCTGTCCAACGGTCCGGTCACGGACTTCGTGTCCGCCAGCGGGCTCACGACGGTCCAGGTGCGCACACCGGACGGCGCGCTGCTGATCCCGGCGCTGACCGCGCTCGGCGCGACGACCGAGCAGGTCGACGGGCTGCTGGTCGTCAAGGGTGCGACGGCCGAGCAGATCGGCGACGCGGCGTTCGACGCCGGTGCCCGGCTGCACCGACTGGCGACGGTCGACGCGACCCTGGAGGAGGCGTTCCTCGCCGCGACCGGGATCGCCGAGGAGTTTCGTGGCACCCAGGGCGGGGACGGTGGCCAGGCATGA
- a CDS encoding tryptophan 2,3-dioxygenase: MTESFRPIEDGVATDLRGEMTYASYLHLAELLSAQQPVSDHHDEMLFIVQHQVTELWLKQLTHELRSAIALIAADDLPPALKRLARVKAIQRQMFEQWAVLETLTPIEYAQFRDSLGKASGFQSPQYRTVEFLLGNKNPQMIAVFAHDEILRSALQADLEAPSLYDEFLRYLARHGHEVPASVLERDVTQPYTADPGVIEVLRRIYADPDTYWAAYEMSEELVDVEGSFQLWRFRHLKTVERIIGFKRGTGGSSGVSFLQKALELTFFPELLDVRTHIGAP; this comes from the coding sequence ATGACTGAGTCATTCAGACCGATCGAGGACGGGGTCGCGACCGACCTGCGTGGCGAGATGACGTATGCGAGCTATTTGCACCTGGCGGAGCTTCTCTCGGCGCAGCAACCCGTGTCGGACCACCACGACGAGATGCTCTTCATCGTCCAGCACCAGGTCACCGAGCTGTGGCTCAAGCAGCTGACCCACGAGCTGCGCTCGGCGATTGCCCTGATCGCCGCCGACGACCTGCCGCCGGCGCTGAAGCGGCTGGCCCGGGTCAAGGCGATCCAACGGCAGATGTTCGAGCAGTGGGCCGTGCTCGAGACGTTGACGCCGATCGAATACGCGCAGTTCCGCGACTCGCTCGGCAAGGCCTCGGGCTTCCAGTCCCCGCAGTACCGCACCGTCGAATTCCTGCTCGGCAACAAGAACCCGCAGATGATCGCGGTGTTCGCCCACGACGAGATCCTGCGATCCGCTCTGCAGGCCGATCTCGAGGCACCCAGCCTGTACGACGAGTTTCTCCGCTATCTGGCGCGGCACGGCCACGAGGTGCCGGCCTCGGTGCTGGAGCGAGATGTCACGCAGCCGTACACCGCTGATCCCGGGGTGATCGAGGTGCTGCGCCGGATCTACGCCGATCCCGACACCTACTGGGCCGCCTACGAGATGTCCGAGGAGCTCGTCGACGTCGAGGGCAGCTTTCAGCTGTGGCGGTTCCGACACCTCAAGACCGTCGAGCGGATCATCGGCTTCAAGCGTGGGACCGGCGGCTCGTCGGGCGTCAGCTTCCTGCAGAAGGCCTTGGAGCTCACGTTCTTCCCCGAGCTGCTGGACGTGCGGACGCACATCGGCGCCCCCTAG